One genomic segment of Sphaerodactylus townsendi isolate TG3544 linkage group LG07, MPM_Stown_v2.3, whole genome shotgun sequence includes these proteins:
- the CDCA3 gene encoding cell division cycle-associated protein 3 isoform X3, producing the protein MGASESTPATPASKPLLNKHLAHVSDPRSPTAGILRTPIEVENSLQGSPQVDSKEEGSVDSQNLNLDPRSPTLGILRTPMKAVVAEGINNLVKQLNEAFAATTTEVGPLPEDPSCQSQKHEGALVVEEDSREEASSGRASQKEEGRKEQLSENATVAAVPRVVANPTDVCWPAGSKPVRRRGSGKTLAILTSSGRSPLSVLQDDNSPSSFASQVMHCGEGRCHGKGSMNIWSTIGWPPLA; encoded by the exons atgGGGGCTTCCGAGAGTACGCCAGCGACTCCTGCCTCCAAGCCACTGCTGAACAAGCACCTGGCCCACGTCAGTGATCCACGGTCCCCTACGGCTGGGATCCTGAGAACCCCCATAGAG GTGGAGAACTCCCTTCAAGGGAGTCCCCAGGTGGATTCTAAGGAAGAAGGATCAGTAGACAGCCAGAATCTGAACTTGGACCCTCGTTCCCCAACACTTGGCATCTTGCGCACACCCATGAAAGCTGTGGTGgccg AAGGCATCAACAACCTAGTAAAGCAGCTCAACGAAGCCTTTGCAGCGACCACCACTGAGGTAGGACCACTCCCTGAGGATCCCTCCTGTCAGAGCCAGAAGCACGAGGGAGCCTTGGTCGTGGAGGAGGATTCGAGGGAGGAGGCGTCCTCTGGTAGAGCATCTcagaaggaagaggggagaaaagagCAACTGTCTGAGAACGCTACTGTTGCGGCTGTCCCGAGAGTGGTGGCAAACCCCACCGATGTCTGTTGGCCTGCAG GGAGCAAGCCGGTTAGGCGCAGGGGCAGCGGCAAGACACTGGCCATCTTGACAAGCTCCGGGCGGTCTCCTCTCAGTGTTCTCCAGGATGACAATTCCCCCAGTTCCTTTGCTTCTCAGGTGATGCATTGCGGGGAGGGGAGATGCCATGGAAAAGGG tccatgaacatctggagcaccataggttggccacccctggcctaa
- the CDCA3 gene encoding cell division cycle-associated protein 3 isoform X1, translating to MGASESTPATPASKPLLNKHLAHVSDPRSPTAGILRTPIEVENSLQGSPQVDSKEEGSVDSQNLNLDPRSPTLGILRTPMKAVVAEGINNLVKQLNEAFAATTTEVGPLPEDPSCQSQKHEGALVVEEDSREEASSGRASQKEEGRKEQLSENATVAAVPRVVANPTDVCWPAGSKPVRRRGSGKTLAILTSSGRSPLSVLQDDNSPSSFASQSKRHPSVADSQGERKEGALPSGRTLKAGSCSRGYALNKENQQCRLVEN from the exons atgGGGGCTTCCGAGAGTACGCCAGCGACTCCTGCCTCCAAGCCACTGCTGAACAAGCACCTGGCCCACGTCAGTGATCCACGGTCCCCTACGGCTGGGATCCTGAGAACCCCCATAGAG GTGGAGAACTCCCTTCAAGGGAGTCCCCAGGTGGATTCTAAGGAAGAAGGATCAGTAGACAGCCAGAATCTGAACTTGGACCCTCGTTCCCCAACACTTGGCATCTTGCGCACACCCATGAAAGCTGTGGTGgccg AAGGCATCAACAACCTAGTAAAGCAGCTCAACGAAGCCTTTGCAGCGACCACCACTGAGGTAGGACCACTCCCTGAGGATCCCTCCTGTCAGAGCCAGAAGCACGAGGGAGCCTTGGTCGTGGAGGAGGATTCGAGGGAGGAGGCGTCCTCTGGTAGAGCATCTcagaaggaagaggggagaaaagagCAACTGTCTGAGAACGCTACTGTTGCGGCTGTCCCGAGAGTGGTGGCAAACCCCACCGATGTCTGTTGGCCTGCAG GGAGCAAGCCGGTTAGGCGCAGGGGCAGCGGCAAGACACTGGCCATCTTGACAAGCTCCGGGCGGTCTCCTCTCAGTGTTCTCCAGGATGACAATTCCCCCAGTTCCTTTGCTTCTCAG AGTAAGAGGCATCCGTCTGTGGCAGACAGCCAAGGAGAGCGCAAGGAAGGAGCATTGCCCTCTGGCCGAACCCTCAAAGCAGGCAGCTGCAGTCGGGGGTATGCCTTGAACAAGGAGAATCAGCAGTGTCGGCTGGTGGAAAATTAG
- the CDCA3 gene encoding cell division cycle-associated protein 3 isoform X2, with protein MGASESTPATPASKPLLNKHLAHVSDPRSPTAGILRTPIEVENSLQGSPQVDSKEEGSVDSQNLNLDPRSPTLGILRTPMKAVVAGINNLVKQLNEAFAATTTEVGPLPEDPSCQSQKHEGALVVEEDSREEASSGRASQKEEGRKEQLSENATVAAVPRVVANPTDVCWPAGSKPVRRRGSGKTLAILTSSGRSPLSVLQDDNSPSSFASQSKRHPSVADSQGERKEGALPSGRTLKAGSCSRGYALNKENQQCRLVEN; from the exons atgGGGGCTTCCGAGAGTACGCCAGCGACTCCTGCCTCCAAGCCACTGCTGAACAAGCACCTGGCCCACGTCAGTGATCCACGGTCCCCTACGGCTGGGATCCTGAGAACCCCCATAGAG GTGGAGAACTCCCTTCAAGGGAGTCCCCAGGTGGATTCTAAGGAAGAAGGATCAGTAGACAGCCAGAATCTGAACTTGGACCCTCGTTCCCCAACACTTGGCATCTTGCGCACACCCATGAAAGCTGTGGTGgccg GCATCAACAACCTAGTAAAGCAGCTCAACGAAGCCTTTGCAGCGACCACCACTGAGGTAGGACCACTCCCTGAGGATCCCTCCTGTCAGAGCCAGAAGCACGAGGGAGCCTTGGTCGTGGAGGAGGATTCGAGGGAGGAGGCGTCCTCTGGTAGAGCATCTcagaaggaagaggggagaaaagagCAACTGTCTGAGAACGCTACTGTTGCGGCTGTCCCGAGAGTGGTGGCAAACCCCACCGATGTCTGTTGGCCTGCAG GGAGCAAGCCGGTTAGGCGCAGGGGCAGCGGCAAGACACTGGCCATCTTGACAAGCTCCGGGCGGTCTCCTCTCAGTGTTCTCCAGGATGACAATTCCCCCAGTTCCTTTGCTTCTCAG AGTAAGAGGCATCCGTCTGTGGCAGACAGCCAAGGAGAGCGCAAGGAAGGAGCATTGCCCTCTGGCCGAACCCTCAAAGCAGGCAGCTGCAGTCGGGGGTATGCCTTGAACAAGGAGAATCAGCAGTGTCGGCTGGTGGAAAATTAG